One segment of Strix aluco isolate bStrAlu1 chromosome 4, bStrAlu1.hap1, whole genome shotgun sequence DNA contains the following:
- the ARMH4 gene encoding armadillo-like helical domain-containing protein 4 isoform X3, which produces MSLASQRTTAGTPVLEVEVLHSGLVSLAGFWAHHFSAMSRSVGFNICVVTCSILLLSSSPPCLASQPLEESDITKVQYGPWAGNGVEDERTSMMNLKNNLGPSEQTVSEEPCGVSAKPSEIPLNEAFTAEGETLPVSPSHVIPDSQGLGAHTSAAAVAAGEEEELGPTKSELDEDDAFKAMLTTAVTTLNPAVQEESVGGPISETTTEGGVEVEHSSASLSTSPLFGTTEDEEEAGSNSHPSAAPQLTLYPSSPSWETASDHLVIPTPQALGTTSEVGTPRAHTGSPLKFLAVQASMAPKHPPVVTEASPRLEAGTGVGQGELPATAGTVTIHPMDTVPPDWDDTKLGDMSQGGSTSHEEVTKDLGATEPSQTPQGGVREEEDVTRVPPSPVSPPPTPELANEANCTVPVQGEELPAASTGSSDAPHTANLMDVDTADLNSLENVNAVTAEEGKSILLSQSEAAVVTDTQSDLSPTLESSWKGVTQEVTTLVQEADAALSVVTLVPGATQGTGPVSLPQENSGEDTQMPTAPSATQMLVAAGASSMANAPDVEDLSDVVLVTSEKAVPAPGGLSATQSGQTEEPSSRTVVLVTPASVASSVRRTALPSVRRISTAVTYGLDRLESEEGEEEEEDEEEEEEEEEEEEDEEDKDIDLMDESMEGDTELPGFTLPGDTSQEPVAGLENPVAQLAGVSYQVPDTIEWEQQNQGLVRSWMEKLKDKAGYMSGMLVPVGVGIAGALFILGALYSIKIMNRRRRNGSKRHKRKQREFNSMQDRVMLLADSSEDEF; this is translated from the exons ATGTCTCTCGCTTCTCAAAGAACTACTGCTGGAACACCAGTGCTGGAAGTGGAG gTCTTGCACTCCGGACTTGTCAGCCTTGCAGGCTTCTGGGCACATCACTTCTCAGCTATGAGTAGATCAGTAGGATTTAACATCTGTGTGGTCACTTGCAGCATCCTGCTCTTGTCCTCCAGTCCACCATGCCTTGCATCTCAGCCACTGGAGGAGAGTGACATCACAAAGGTCCAGTATGGCCCCTGGGCAGGGAATGGTGTAGAAGATGAAAGAACAAGCatgatgaacttaaaaaataACCTGGGCCCTTCTGAGCAGACGGTCTCTGAAGAGCCATGTGGGGTGTCAGCAAAGCCATCTGAGATACCCTTAAATGAAGCTTTCACTGCAGAAGGAGAAACGCTGCCTGTAAGCCCAAGCCATGTCATCCCAGACAGCCAGGGCCTGGGTGCTCACACCTCTGCTGCAGCAGTGGCTGCCggagaagaggaggagcttgGTCCCACGAAGTCAGAGCTGGATGAGGATGATGCATTCAAGGCCATGCTGACCACAGCTGTGACCACACTGAACCCTGCTGTCCAGGAGGAGTCTGTTGGTGGCCCCATTAGTGAGACCACCACGGAGGGTGGTGTTGAAGTagagcacagctctgccagcctctCAACAAGCCCTCTTTTTGGGACaactgaggatgaggaggaggcagggagcaaCTCGCACCCCTCAGCTGCACCCCAGCTCACGCTGtaccccagctctcccagctgggAAACAGCAAGTGACCACCTTGTCATCCCAACTCCCCAGGCTCTTGGAACAACCTCTGAGGTGGGAACACCAAGAGCCCACACAGGGAGCCCTCTGAAGTTCCTGGCTGTGCAAGCATCTATGGCTCCAAAACATCCCCCTGTGGTGACTGAGGCCTCCCCCCGCCTGGAAGCAGGGACGGGTGTTGGGCAAGGAGAGCTGCCTGCCACGGCTGGCACTGTCACCATCCACCCTATGGACACTGTGCCACCTGACTgggatgacacaaaactgggggACATGAGTCAAGGGGGAAGCACATCTCATGAGGAGGTAACAAAGGACCTGGGGGCAACAGAACCATCCCAGACCCCACAGGGAGgtgtgagggaggaggaggatgtaaCGAGAGTGCCACCATCCCCGGTGTCCCCTCCACCAACTCCTGAGCTTGCCAACGAGGCCAACTGCACAGTGCCAGTGCAAGGGGAGGAGTTGCCAGCAGCTTCCACAGGCAGCAGTGATGCTCCCCACACTGCGAACCTGATGGATGTAGACACGGCTGATCTCAACTCGCTGGAAAATGTAAATGCAGTCacagcagaggaggggaaaagcaTCCTGCTGTCACAGTCAGAGGCTGCTGTGGTGACAGATACACAGTCTGATCTCTCTCCTACTTTGGAAAGCTCATGGAAAG GTGTTACTCAGGAGGTGACTACACTTGTCCAGGAGGCTGATGCTGCTCTGTCAGTTGTGACACTGGTGCCTGGTGCTACCCAGGGAACAGGACCTGTGAGCCTTCCGCAGGAAAACAGTGGGGAGGACACCCAGATGCCAACTGCTCCTAGTGCCACGCAGATGCTGGTGGCAGCTGGTGCTTCCTCTATGGCGAACGCTCCAGATGTAGAAG ATCTCTCAGATGTGGTCCTGGTCACCAGTGAGAAGGCTGTTCCAGCTCCTGGTGGGTTGTCTGCTACCCAGTCTGGACAGACAGAGGAGCCATCCAGCAGAACTGTGGTCTTGGTAACTCCAGCATCAGTGGCATCTTCTGTTAGGAGGACAGCTCTTCCATCTGTGAGGAGGATCAGTACAGCTGTGACCTATGGGCTGGACCGCCTGGAGTCAGAAG agggtgaggaagaggaagaggatgaagaggaggaggaagaagaagaggaggaagaggaagatgaggaggacaaagacatagatttgatggatgaaaGCATGGAGGGTGACACGGAGCTGCCAGGTTTCACGCTTCCAGGCGATACCTCCCAGGAGCCTGTAGCTGGCCTGGAAAACCCTGTGGCCCAGCTGGCCGGGGTGTCCTACCAGGTTCCTGACACCATCGAGTGGGAGCAGCAGAATCAGGGTCTGg